From the Streptomyces sp. NBC_01216 genome, the window TCGTGCTGATCGGGACGGGGATCGTCACGGGAATCTTCGTGGCTGTCCTGGTCAGCGTGGTTCCCGCCATGTCGGCCATGGGACGCGCCGACTACCTCCGCGCCCATGTCCTGCTGGGCCGGGGCTACCACCCGCTGATGCCGATCCTGGTCAACCTGGTGACCGTCAGCGGGTTCGTGCTCGGCTGGCTCGCCGAGTCGCCGGGCAACGCGCTGTTCCCCCTGGTGGCCGTGCTGCTCATCGGCGTGCAGGCGGTCTCGCACCTCGGCAACGTGCCGATCAACCGCTCCCTGAGCGGACTTTCCGAGGACGGCCCCTGGGACGACCCGCGGCCGCTCTGGCGGGCCTGGCACCGCCTGCGCACGACGCTCGCCGCGCTCGCGCTGACGGCCGCCACCGTCGCGGTGCTCGCCGCCCCCTGAATCACCTCAAGCCCGAGGAGAAGGAACCGCCATGCCACTCGACGCCATTACCTACCGGGTCCGTCCCGGATGCGAGGAGGACCTGCAGGAGGTCTTCTCGCCGCACAACTTCACCCGGATCGACTCGCCCGTCATCAAGGACGACGAGGGCACGACCGTCGGAATGCTGCTCGGCACCGGCCTGTTCGTGCAGGGCGAGACGGTGATCCGGGTGATCCACCACGACGGGGTCAGCGCAGCCCGGGTCGCCCGGCACATGTCCGTGCAGAAAGGGGTCCACGAGGCCGAACGGGCGATCCTGCCGTTCCTCGTCGAGCCGCGTGACACCGAGACCCCCCAGGGTTTCCGGCAGCACTTCCACCGCAGCCTGATGACCGCCCTGGAACAGCACAGCCCCGACGAGCGGCCCGCGGCCGGCACCGTGGCGCTGCGCCACCAACTGCGCAAGGGTGCTGGACTCGCGCTGGAACGGGAGCGCGGGACGGTCAACCGCAAGGCGTCGCTGCTGCTCTCCCCGGACCACCCGACGATCATCCGCACGGCGCTCTTCCTGCACGAGGACACCCTCGTCCGGGTTGTCCAGTACGACGGGCACCCGTACGACGTCGTCGGCTACCTGACCGACCGCGGCTTCGGACAGGATGCCGACGCCTGGCTCGAGCCCTACGTGGAGGACTCCAAGCGGCCCGACCACCCGGACGCCTACCTGGCCCTCGTGCACGAGCAGGCCATGCTGTCCGTCGCGCACATGTCCGTGCTCGGCGTGGACTGACCGGCGGGCACCACCAGAGGACGAAACCGCCGCCGGGACAGGTCCCGGCGGCGGTTTCGTCGCTGTGTGCCGTCCTGTCACACCTCGGGGTGGTCGAACCACTCGCCTAGCTTGGTGCCCATCAGCGGGCTGCCGCGCAGCTTCAGCTTGCCGGTCAGGAACGCCTTCGCACCGGGCAGCTTGCCGACGCCCATCGCCAGCATGTCGGGGAACTTGATCCCGATGGTGATGTCCGGGCTGTCGTGCCGCCCCTTGTCGGTGCGGCACTCACCCGCCTCGACCTCGACGTAGTGGAGCTTCTGGCCCTCCGAGGAGGCGATGTCGAACTGGAAGACGCCCTTCTGTCCGGCCGCCTTCTCCGGGTTGAACTCCGAGACGAGGAGCTCGAAGATCAGCGTCAGTGCCGCGTCCAGACCGCCGTCCCGTTCGACGACGGCCGCCTCCAGCTGCTTGGCGGGCACCGACTCGACGAGCTCGATCAGCTCGGTCACCTGTTCCTGCTGCACACTCACCGGTTCCTCCTGGAACTCGAGGTCTGGGGACTCACGGTCCGGCCGCGACGGCCGGCGCGCTTTCGTGGAGGGGTTCGAGCAGGTGCATCTCGCCGCCCTCCCGCATCGGCCACAGCCGCTGCAGATAGGTCTGCTGCTCCGGGCTCTTCTCGAACGCCCGGAAGGCGGGCTCGTCGGTCCAGTCGGTCAGCACGGTGAAGCCGCCCGGCTCGCCGCTCTCCCGCAGCAGCTGCTGGCCGTGGTTGTCGGGGAAGGTCCGGACGGTTTGGGAGTGCGCGAGCCACAGCTCCTCGAACTCCGCCTCGTGCCCGGGCTTGATCCGGATCCGGAGCAGCACCCGCAGCCCCGGCCCCGGGCGGGTCACGGGCGCACCGCTTCCGGCCGGCCGGCCGCCGCCTGCTCCACCAGCCCCTTGATCCGGGCCATCTCCCGGCGGGTGTTGGTGTTCAGACGCTCGGCCATCTCCACGTCGCCGAACGGCAGGCCCGGGTGGACCGTGAACTCCTGCCGCCAGCACATCTCGACGCCGGCCTCGGTCTGCTCGTACGACCAGTACAGGTCCATGAACTCGAACGGCCCGGTCTCGATCCGGCGGGCCCGCACGGTCCGGGTCGCCGGATCGGGGGTGCGCTCGGAGACCCAGCTCCAGACCTGGCCGTTCTCGTCCGGGCGGAGTGTGAGCCGGAAGCGCAGGGTGGCGCCGTCCCGCTCCAGGATCTCGGCCGCGGCGTACTCGGAGAACAGCTCGGGCCACGACTCCACGTCGTTCGTCATGTCCCACACCAGGTCCATCGGCGCCGCGATGACGATGCTGTTGTCGATGACGGTCATGTCAGGCCGCCGCGAGGCTGTTGTTGACGTAGTCGATCACGGCCTGCGGCGAGTTCATCTCCTCGATGGCCTCGTCCGGGATGTGCAGGCCGTACTCGCGCTGGATCTGGCTGGCGATCTCCAGCACCGCGAGGGAGTCGTAGCCGATGTCGGTGAAGTCGGTCGCCAGGTGCTCCTCGGAGAGTTCCTCGGTGTCACCGGTGCACCGGCTCATAATCTCCTTGAGGTCGCCGAAGGTCATGGTGGTGCTGCTCATCTGTTCCTCCTGGGGACGGGGATGCTGCTGTGCGAGCGGTGGGCAGAGGGAAAGGAAGAGGGAACGGGCGCAGGCCGGTCCTCAGACGGAGCGCAGGACCAGCGCGGCGTTGAAACCGCCGTAGCCGCGGCTGAGGACCAGAGCGGTGCGCAGCCGCGCCTCGCGCGGCCAGTCGGTGACCAGGTCGAGCCGGTGGGCCCGGTCCGGGCGGGTGTGCACCGACGGGGGGATGACCTGGTCGCGCAGGGCCAGCGCGGCCGCCGCCGCGTCGAGCGCCGCGCCTCCGGCGTACAGCCGCCCGGTCATCGTCTTCGGCACGCTCACCGGCACCCCGGCCGGACCGAAGACCGAGGTGATCGCCTCGGCCTCCTCCCGGTCGAGCTCCGGGACGCCGTAACCGTCCGCGAAGACCACGTCGACGTCGCCGGGCGCCGCGCCCGCCTCGGCGAGCGCCAGCTCGGCCGCCCGTCGCAGCCCCGGCGGCCGGCCCGAGCCCGGCCGCGGGTCCATGGTGGCCGCGTAGCCGGCGATCTCGGCGTACAGCCGCGGGGCCCCGCGGCGCTCCGCCTCGGCCCGGCTCTCCACGGTGAGGATCGCGCCGCCCTCGCCCGGCACGTATCCGGCGGCCGAGGGGTCGAAGGGCAGGAAGGCCCGGTCAGGCCGCTCCTCCACACTGAGCCGCCCGTTGCTGATCTGGCACACCAGCCCGTACGGGGACAGCGAGGCGTCCGTGCCGCCGGAGACCACCAGTCGGGTGCCCTTGGCCAGCACCCGGCGGGCCTGCGCCAGCGCGTCCAGTCCGCCGGCCTGCTCCGAGCAGACCACACTGCACGGACCGCGCATGCCGTGCCGGATGGAGAGCTGTCCGGTCGTCGCCGCGTAGAACCAGGCGATGGCCATGTACGCGCCGACCGCCTGCGGTCCCTCCGCGTAGAGCTTCTGCAGCTCGCGCTGGCCGAACTCGACGCCGCCGGAGGAGTTGGCGGTGATGACCGCCGTGTCCAGGTCGGCGAAGGCCGTGGTGTCCACGCCCGCGTCGGCCAGCGCCTCGTTGGTCGCCGCGAAGGCGTACTGGGTCATCGCGTCGGTCTCGCTGACCAGCCGCTGCGGCGCGTGGTCCGCCGGTTCGAAGCCGTCCGCCTCGCCGGCCACCCGCACCGGGTAGCGCGCCGGGTCGAAGCGGGTGATGGGGCCGATGCCGGACTTGCCGTCCAGGGTGGCCTGCCACCACGCCTCCCGGTCCAAGCCGTTGGGCGCGACGACGCCGAGCCCGGTGATGACGGGGGAGCTCGTCTCTGCGGTCACTGGGCCCTCCGCGGTGAGGTGAGGACGACGGCGCTCTGGAAGCCGCCGAAGCCGCTGCCGACGCTCAGCACCACGTCGAGCTCCGCCTCGCGCGCGGTGCCCGGCACGTAGTCCAGGTCGCACTCGGGGTCCGGCTCCTCGTAGTTGGCGGTCGGCGGGATCGCGCCCCGGTCCATGGCGAGCGCACTCGCCGCGATCTCGATCGAGCCGATCGAGCCGAGCGAGTGCCCGACCATCGACTTGATCGAGCTGACCGGGATCCCGTACGCGTGGTGACCGAGGCTGCGCTTGTAGGCGGCCGTCTCGTGCCGGTCGTTCTGCTTGGTGCCGCTGCCGTGGGCGTTGGCGTAGTCGATCTCCTCCGGGTTGATCCGGGCCTCGTCGAG encodes:
- a CDS encoding DUF1772 domain-containing protein, whose amino-acid sequence is MLEEVLSGVVLIGTGIVTGIFVAVLVSVVPAMSAMGRADYLRAHVLLGRGYHPLMPILVNLVTVSGFVLGWLAESPGNALFPLVAVLLIGVQAVSHLGNVPINRSLSGLSEDGPWDDPRPLWRAWHRLRTTLAALALTAATVAVLAAP
- a CDS encoding SchA/CurD-like domain-containing protein, which produces MPLDAITYRVRPGCEEDLQEVFSPHNFTRIDSPVIKDDEGTTVGMLLGTGLFVQGETVIRVIHHDGVSAARVARHMSVQKGVHEAERAILPFLVEPRDTETPQGFRQHFHRSLMTALEQHSPDERPAAGTVALRHQLRKGAGLALERERGTVNRKASLLLSPDHPTIIRTALFLHEDTLVRVVQYDGHPYDVVGYLTDRGFGQDADAWLEPYVEDSKRPDHPDAYLALVHEQAMLSVAHMSVLGVD
- a CDS encoding SCP2 sterol-binding domain-containing protein; translation: MSVQQEQVTELIELVESVPAKQLEAAVVERDGGLDAALTLIFELLVSEFNPEKAAGQKGVFQFDIASSEGQKLHYVEVEAGECRTDKGRHDSPDITIGIKFPDMLAMGVGKLPGAKAFLTGKLKLRGSPLMGTKLGEWFDHPEV
- a CDS encoding putative quinol monooxygenase, which produces MTRPGPGLRVLLRIRIKPGHEAEFEELWLAHSQTVRTFPDNHGQQLLRESGEPGGFTVLTDWTDEPAFRAFEKSPEQQTYLQRLWPMREGGEMHLLEPLHESAPAVAAGP
- a CDS encoding SRPBCC family protein yields the protein MTVIDNSIVIAAPMDLVWDMTNDVESWPELFSEYAAAEILERDGATLRFRLTLRPDENGQVWSWVSERTPDPATRTVRARRIETGPFEFMDLYWSYEQTEAGVEMCWRQEFTVHPGLPFGDVEMAERLNTNTRREMARIKGLVEQAAAGRPEAVRP
- a CDS encoding acyl carrier protein; amino-acid sequence: MSSTTMTFGDLKEIMSRCTGDTEELSEEHLATDFTDIGYDSLAVLEIASQIQREYGLHIPDEAIEEMNSPQAVIDYVNNSLAAA
- a CDS encoding ketosynthase chain-length factor, with amino-acid sequence MTAETSSPVITGLGVVAPNGLDREAWWQATLDGKSGIGPITRFDPARYPVRVAGEADGFEPADHAPQRLVSETDAMTQYAFAATNEALADAGVDTTAFADLDTAVITANSSGGVEFGQRELQKLYAEGPQAVGAYMAIAWFYAATTGQLSIRHGMRGPCSVVCSEQAGGLDALAQARRVLAKGTRLVVSGGTDASLSPYGLVCQISNGRLSVEERPDRAFLPFDPSAAGYVPGEGGAILTVESRAEAERRGAPRLYAEIAGYAATMDPRPGSGRPPGLRRAAELALAEAGAAPGDVDVVFADGYGVPELDREEAEAITSVFGPAGVPVSVPKTMTGRLYAGGAALDAAAAALALRDQVIPPSVHTRPDRAHRLDLVTDWPREARLRTALVLSRGYGGFNAALVLRSV